The DNA region cttgggacttgccggatattaccgaaaatttgtggagggattttctcgcctatccagacctctcacagctttgactagaaagaatgcaaaatttatttggttagataagtgtgagagaagcttctaagaattgaagaacaaattgacgactgcaccagtgttggcacttctagaaccgcataagccattcgtagtttttagcgatgcgtctaaatttggattgggttgtgtccttatgcaggagggacgggttgttgcttatgcatcccgtcagctaaaggatcatgggAAGAATTATCTGACACACagtttagaattggctgcgatttttttttgctcttaagatctggtgacactttttgtatggggaagcttgcgaagtatacaccgatcacaagagcttaaAACACCTGTTTTCtcaaaagaatctgaacatgaggcagaggcgatagctagagttaatcagtgactattagtgcgagatcaagtatcatccggggaagacaaatatagttgctgatgctttgagttgAAAATCGCACTTGAAAGATGAAGCCGagtcgtcagaattggattctttactttgcgggatgagaagactccttattgaaagttcacagcaagaggaaatattatcttcaattcttgatattcgagtagccgattttgagaaattgaagactcttcaaaggaaggatccgaaactgttggatatcagaaaaagagttagaaaatctcgagggtcgttgcattacagtatgaataaagatggaattcttcggttccgagatcgcagaatggtccccaaagattcagaattcaaggaacggatcatggcagaagcttaTGTGGCCCCTTATCCAGTCCATCCTGGCAGTACAAAGAtataccgggacttgaagaaaaattattggtgggatggaatgaagaaggatattgccttgtatatcgaaagataccacacatgccgtcaagtcaaggctaagcatcaaagacccgctgatatgctccaacccctccctattcctgagtggaagtggaatgacatcacgatggattttgtagtgggtttaCCGAGGAcccctagtgggaagaactcggaTTGGATGATTGTTAACCGGTtaatgaagagtgctcatttcttgcctgttaataacactgattccttgggtaagttgactcgcttgtatgtgaaagagATAATGTAGTTGCACgccataccgaagagtattgtgtcggatcgggatccaaggttcacgtctcagttttcgaaaagtttgcaggcagcattgggtactaagttgaagttcggtactgcatatcacccgcagacggatggtcagtcagagcgcaccattcagacccttgaagatctATTGCGAGCATGtatcatggaatttcaagggagttaggaaaatcatttgccactcatagaatttgcttataataacagctttcatGCGACCATCCAGATGACTCCTTATGAAGCtatttatgggaggaagtgcagatcccctttgtgttgggatgaagtcggggagaataaaataattaggcccgaaataattcaagagatgcaaagccaagttcggatcatcagggataaaatggcggcagctcagagtcgtcagaaaagctacgcagatacaaggaggagagagttatcttttgaaaaaggtgattgagtttatctcaaagtttctcccatgaaaggagttaagcgttttggtaaaaggaggaaactggatccgaggtatgtcggccattttcagattttggagaaggtagggtccgttgcTTATAGAGTtactttgccagaatattttggggatattcacgatTTCTTCCATATATCattcttgaagaagagttttggacaataagagccgcgctttgtcgacccagagagtattcagttgtaACCGGACcatacttatgaggttgttccatcacagatcatggattggaaagagcaacaattgagatccaagacgatacctctggtaaaggtggcatggggggatccattagctcaagatttctcttgagagAGAGTAactgacatgagggagcagtacccctatttgtttgagtaaatgacggtacgtttcttaaattTGATTTCAGTGGAAGCATgcggcttgtttcaagttggtgtttgattttacaaatttcgaggacaaaatttgtttttaagggggggagaatatgatatcccgtttttatgtatattttcactgaatgagtgtttttaatttaattagtatattagttcttttattttaaattattgtattttaaattagtgttattttatttgatgtggtgtttaatttattttagtcgttttatggttttaaaatcgttttcgtcggatcagtttttggactccagaggtgaggactggacctcatttcttttccctcatcttttctttttccattttttcttttttcttttctttttctttcccttttccatttttctttctttttctttctttcttctcctttttcctcctctcccaCACGAACtgcctctccctcttctctcccaTCGCCGATCGGTTCTtcacccagacccaccgctgCCGACCGACatggccgacacagccaccaccgtccgactcccctccggccagCGCACCACCCCATCAATTTCCAGCCTAATCCGTACCGCCGATCACCTCCTACAACCCATCTAAGCTGCACGGCTTTTTGCCGTTTCCGGCGCTGTCGTTTcaccttcggccaccacttcttctcctacctctcgccgtcctaacccacccattttcggctcCGATCCGTTGGctgagcagctcccacgagctcaactccgatcagcccctttttgcacttctacCGCCATTtacaccgccacccacggccaaaactcacttcctttaacttcataaacatctctagaccatttttcatcaatttcgtgtcttggtttgtccctgtttaaaagtggataatttactacccatgactacagtgtaaaatacactgttacgttgctttttctgtTACGTTTGCAACatcgtgagctttcaaaaaataccttatagtgatgtaagtatttttcaaactctattttagatttaaatatatttttgctcttataataatttattgaactggttggttgattccggactaagtccgaggagttcgggggtcggatggattgaggacggagttgattggttttgttgttttgtgattggttggttatttgtgccttgaggtgtacattacatggagcatacaagtacattttatttaatttgagaaaatccggttttaatcgtgtaaatggattttcgggtgcgtgtgtatcacgaccccaagccgggatgaggtattatctcggtggagctcctctgttcacttgagagtggataatactgagtgacatccagcgacaaccggatcgcacgatacggtaacgctgtcgtgtcgactccgtggtccctagagtggcgggaactagaggatggcttggtcCAGGTACGCACGGGGCGTGAGtactggacatcgctcgtttaggtgtcacatgcgtagtcgttacctgtggtgcgGCACAGGAGCCAGCTTGTGctgatgatccctaggggagatcgtggtgcatgcaataattggaacggATCTTGGtttttggatacgggccattttctgggaaaatggtgaggttaCGTtaaggctttgtgatccattttctgagaaaattgtgGTTTCTTGCTTTGGGCCATTAACTGGGATAATGACAAGGCTAGTTTTAAAGGTTaattttttgggccaaaaatgggattttggcgtgcgtggaaaaatgtgatttttatgggacatgtgcatttgcattctttcatgcatattgttgagtttaatatgttttcatcttgtggcgtttggatcttacttacttgcggcaccattttggtattgtagattttgatgctgaaatcgagaaggaggaggaggttgagcctaaGGAGAcgactccgccggagttttgagttggagtttatgccatgttgttagatttgaaactatatttgtagcttgtaatattttattatgtatgttttgaacggctttgtattaaacgaagaaaaaattctggtacttagttatatgactttgtttatccgctgcgtgtgtTCTTTTGcatacttgttgcatgtacacacatttggcactcggcgatagggtggtgacccgtgatgtcatcatccggacgtctcgatttttccgtgtccctacatgggatttgggggcgtcacataaatagattacataaaataaatatataatttgatatgattttatagaatccattagatctactttataataaaagtaactttacaatctgacgtaccaCATTAAGCTACATCAGtttatagatttacttttgtatgatacttttgtgattaaaatatttttctttttcaaatagacTGCATGGAACTTACATGTTTTAAACTTCCAGAGAAGGTTCTACAAAATATTCAGTAAGGAATATGGCAATATATCTAGAAATTAACCAAGCTACTTAACAAAAATGCCTTCAAAGGTATACGCTAGTCGAAAAACCCTGGAAAAATAAAAGCCAGCCATGCACAAACtccaatattttgtttgaattctCCAAATTAACCATTTTTGGTGGTGTGCAACGGTGCCAATTTTGATATTGGGACAATTTTAATGcacaaaaacaaatacaacattGTTTAAAGCAAGTCTTTTGAGGGATGAGAATTGATCTAATCTGCGTATGAAAAATAAATGTTGCATTCATTTCCATTGTCCAAATAGTATGGTTATTCTAAGACTTCTATACCACACACCGTTATggtgacataatttgattagaatattattaatctAATCTTACAATTTAATTTGTGTGGATAGTGTACTCTACATCTCAGTTTGAGAATAGAGTAACTCTTTTACTAATATTATAGGAGTTGAAGTTTCTTAGTGGATCAAACAATTTTATCAACAACCTAATAATGATGGTTAATGATAGTGATGGAGCACTACTACTCAGGCTTTTTCATCAACAACTTCTccattctaaaagaaaaaagcaaaaaaaccctaaagagggaggtgggagcctcggttgctcccccctccctccctccttttATTGTGTTATGGGCGTTTAGGTTTTTTAAATAAGGCTTGGGGCGGCTGTCTTATGGTGGCTTAAGGGCGTTTTCGTTGGAAGTGTCTCTCGCGCAGTAGCCTTTAGCAACCACCTCTTCTTCGGAAATCAGGTTTTGGGTTTATGCGAACGTGTGGTTGGCCTTCATAGTGGATTAAGTGTTGGATTGAGCGTCAGTTTCTCTGGGTTTCCATCAAAGATGAGAGGGACGAAGAAACTCGGATATCGGCAAGGAAAATAGCAAGGCTGTTTCAGCATGTTGGTCTCTCTGGTTTTCATTCTCGGAGCCAAACATCAGAGGAGATGGACAGAGGTGCTCTGTTTGCTGCAAGGAAAACATAGAAGATGCTCTGCTACAAACAGAAGGAGCCGCCTGCACAATGAAGCAAGATGAACACACGCCTAACTGGAATGGATGGGCTTCCTGCGCAGCGGTGGTTTGTGATGAGGCCGATGCTCATGTGGTGGTGGACTCACGGAGGTAAACGCAAGAAGGGAGAGGGGTGGCGGCGACTACAGAATATGAAGAAACCCTAAGGGCTTCCACATGCTAACTGGATGTCCTTTTGTTTAGACTAGGTGTTTAGACTGGGCCCACGTGCTATAGCCCTATTGCCAGTGTTTTTGTGATTGCCTTTTCTAAGTATTTTATCTTCTGTTTTGgttcaataataaaaaagaaataggctATTGGACCAAGTGTCCATAGCATTTGAGTCCCACTCTTCCTTAGGATGTATGTGGGTGATTGTACTCCTCCTCTTTAAGAGGATggagtgtggttgtactcctcttccttgggaggatggagtctgtttgtacctctcttctttAGAAGAGAGGTCGATTACCTCTTTTTTAAGAGAGCGCTTTATTTATTGATTGTTGTCAAGAGAGAGtttatagaagttaagacaatgtctgtcacaaagaaatttgtggtcGGAGGAGCCCCTAACAGATGTGTAGTTTAGTTGGTAATCTGgatttttccttgtattgattagtcacagATGTAACTTCAGTTTCattgaatgaaatgaagtctatttctataaaaaaaaataatgatggtTAATTATAATGcaagaaagagaaaagtgaaTTCCATAACAAATGCTATTCCATATAAGAAATCCTTCCAGAAGATGAGCACCATGCATATATGGACctacaagaaagtaaaagaaggTTAAAAATCTTGCTTCCACAACCTTCCCCTCTATGGCGATTCCTCTAGGTTTTGGAAAAGGTCAAAATCCAATAACAAGCATGAAAGGCAGAGAACCACCCAATTAATATTGAGTGGCGAGCCCCCAAAATCCAGCCTGCCCACCCCATAGGGGTAACCTAATTCTCCTGTCACCCAGGGTGGATAGGCTTAGAGCACtctcattggattatgcatatgtaaatgacattttttatgaatgtaagatgaatttagatattgGCTATTCTATTTACATAAATCTCTACATTAGAATagccatttttttattatacaacaataaaataatataagatgaatttgaatTTAACTATTAATATCAACTTtttacattagattatctatttatttattatatagtaataaataattaataaattaaaaatatttaatttttttaattattattttattttatttatcatattttaccattttacctattatttgttaattagtaatcatattctaattaaagtatgaattaaaaaataataaagatttaaaaaacaGTAACTATCAAAGGAGAGAgagacttaaaaaataataaaataaagatttactTGTGGAACAGTAACTATCtaatttgattttatctttatatGTACTGTAGCTAAAAGTTAAGAAATTTGATTATAGATAATCCATTGCAAGTGGTTTTTATGTCTAATAGGTAAAAATGGACTTTAGTTTTGGATATAGATAATTCAATGAGAGTGCTCTTAGTTCcttaaaaaacaacaacaaatggGCGTGGGGCAAGTTGGGCTTTAGCATGCTCGCCCAATCAagtacatacacacacacacacacacacatatatatatatatatataaatatatctatctCTATTATATAAGTGGTTATCTAATAAcaattcttgtttttccgtccatttttcttatttttttttattaatttttgttgttttatttaaCATCGTTTGTATTGTAAATTGGTCAGAGGTCGGGTGCGTAACCGTCCAAACCAAAAGACACAAGCAAACCACCCACACCATCGTGCACCATGACAAGCTAAGAGACACGACTTCGCAGCAAGCAACTCATGTCTTCCCCATGGCAACGATGAACCATCACTTTCACAAGCTCAACCACCATCGACTCACCCAAATCAGCTATGCAACCACCCTGTCTAGCTTCCACATCGAGCTTATCCTCCATTTGACCACCAAACATCAAGGTCCATAATCTCAAACGCACGGCAACCACTAAGCAAAGTTAGTCGTGCCCAAACCCGAGAGCAACCTCCATGCAGCAGCATCATGGGCGTAGAGCTTAGTCATCCAATGTTGCCATCGTAGCACTACCGTGTATTGCTATGATCTCTCCCTTGGTCGTGATCCATGACCAAACAAACTCTGCTTTTACTATTAAAAACAGAGCAAGGCCAAAGGAAGACAACACTGGGCATGCCGAAAGCCATCACGGGATGCTGCCACCTGCATAGAAGGGACCGCCGAGCAACCACGCCACCCCAAATGGTGGAACGTATCCTCGTTGACTCTCGCTTTCTAGTTGTCGCACCCCCTAGTCACAGGACTCGGCCACCAATCTGTTGTTCCATTGCAGCCAACCTCACGTTAGCCCAGTTTCATCGCTGTTAGCTTCATTGAGCCACTTCCAGCCGCTGTACACACCACCTTCATCCCGGCTCCATCACTCTTCTTCACCACGGGTCGCTGGTTTTGGTTTCTTCATTGGGTAAGTTTTTGTGGCACTCTGTCCCCTCAAAGGGATGTCGGCTACAAGAAGATGATGCTTTGAGTTTTTATTTGTGTACACTAGGGCataattttaagtaattttacaattttttcctACCTCTTTTCACTATTTTACTGGTTAGCCTTTCAGAAAGCCTGCATATAATGATATTTATGTTTATGACCTTACATTTAAATGTGTTAAGTTTATCTTATTTACACAAATTGGGCATAATTTTTACAATGGGCTTGACTTTATTTTAATATGAAGACTATTACATCATTTGAAGTAGATTTAACCATAATATTTAAGTTGGGTTATTTTTACCTTGACCAGAAACTTTATTTCTCGAAAATATTTAAGAGTTCTTAGATTAAATTACTATGCATTAACTATAAATAATAGTTTACAAgaattttaatctatttttatgGATCGAATGTTTCCACCATGTATTTTATAAacttagataaatatatatctatctttATTATATAAGTGGCTATCTAGCAGCAATTTTTGTTTTTccgtccatttttcttgtagagagagatatatatatatatatatatatatatatatatatgtattctattataataagtattTATCATATATGAACAATAATGAACggtaattttcttgtttttgttgtaTAGTTACGTTTTTTGCCCCTGAGttacttttacttttaaaccaataaaaaactttgtttttacttttacgTTTTTGCCCCTTGATCGTTTAATACCATAAGTATTAATtgctaattaaaatacatgcaTGCAAAGCGTAAGAATTAATGTATAAGCACAAAGATCGTATGATCAAGATGTGCTaactgatatttttatttttctatatacgTGGATCGAtcgaaacatatatatatatatatataaattgctatcacattaattattaattactttgtGATATAAAACATGTAGTAAcaaaaacagtttcaaaatgCTTACTAAAATAGTTCCCATATCATaaaagcaaattaaaaaaagaaaagaaggaaaaaaaaagctaCTTACACATTAGTAAACAATTTTTCTACTTTGTAACATTTCATCTCTATATGGTACTCATTTacatttgtaaaaagaaaaagaaaaaaaaaaagaggccaGAAAAAGAAGAcgagagaaaaataataataatccgagcgtatatatataatgttgtatatttgattttaaaataaaataaatttaactactGACGTAGATTAACCATTGTGACATCTGGCCAGAATATAcctattgaaaaatattatatttcactaATTTATCATAATCTaaagatattttctaaaatttacttttttatacattaaattatgccttaattaattttttttgggtaaaaaatcatatttttttaattaaaaacattaccTCACCCAACTAAACAAATCTATTTTGTGTGTTGCTCCAATCtagtatatatgtgtgtattatAAAAGAAGACTAAacttaaatcatttctcttcttctccccTTGTCCCAAGGCTACAGCCACCCGAGTCTACTAGCATGAGCCTCCAGCGGCGGCTGTATAGCCCCCCATACCGGATACTCCAATCAGGAAACCAACACTTCATTTAAGGATAAAGACTACTGAGAGGACACAGTATTCCAAAGCCTAGTCGCTTACACCTCAGTTATGGGAATGGGAGATACTTGTTGGGGGATAAAGTAAAGCCCACAATAAAACCCAttacaaataatataacaaaatttCAAAGAAAGTTTTGCTGCAAAGAAAGTTTTAGACTTATGTGAATAGGGAGGTGagataaaatttgtttaaaatttttttataattttttttaaacactattaaatacaaagtattttttaatttcagatttttaattttttatctaattattttattcaaatacaaaaaataatttaacttttctaaacttcaaaacaaaacacaaaaagtaatataaattttttaaattttaaaacaaaaataatattaaaaaatcatattcaaacaattgtttaacttataatatttttattcaactttttctttctcatttctcaaaacctaataaaatatattaactcaaacaatttcactattattcacaaattatttcattactactAACATAATTCTAATCTTATCTCACTACTCAAACATAATTTAAGTAACTAATTAAATCCAAAActttatttctattaaattttctctcaacaaaaggaaaatgaactaACTTAATCATCGTAGTGCACCCGATCCTCCGAAAGAGAACGGATTCTAGTTATAGTTTCTGTATTTTGCAGGGAACTTCTTCCCCTGTCCTATTATGCAAAAAATTACATAAGTAGTTTGCATGGAAAATGGCTCCATTTGGGTACCGAGaaaatttcattactattcattattttattattactttttattgttattcactactatttaatattttatcattacttttttactactattcataagaTATATGagatcatctcactatccaaatgcaACCTtaattctcatctctctctcctctccttggTACCAACTAACtcaaaaaaaattggaaataaaaagatataacTAATAGCTCCCATATTTGCTTAGGTCCTTTGAGTAGgaagcaaattaagcaagtTGATTGAAAACAAAGTttgtataaaaaattacaacaagTTTCCCATATTTTTTCTCACTATTACAGCAAAGTTTCAAGAATTCCAATTTCTTGGTTTCTGGTATGATGCAGACAAAGCTCTGTTTCCTTTATCTCATGCATAATCTTCGGGTTCAGCATACGGGTACTTCAAAtagtcatttttaatttttgcaggATCCTGTGGTGTAGACCAAGGATATTTCATGGATGGATCCCTTGGAAATTTCCTGAAGTTCAAAAAGGGTGCCCAAAGTAGCACGCTGCACAACAGACGATGATCAATAACATAAGTGAATTGAACTTTTAAAATGCTACTTAAAATCCTTGAATCTAATGAGCtcaacaataatattatcatGATCTGTTTGTTTCACTTAAAATGGGAGTGGAAAATAGCATCTCACCCTGGAAAGAATATGAAGACAAACATAAACTGAAAATACATCTCCAAGAGATTTCTTCTGTACCATCTTATCCTAAGCCAGTTCAGAATGATCGGCTGCAGTCCACCATAACATAATACCACAAATTTCAAGCTCCAATATTGCAAAAAAATTCATGGAAACAGAAATAGAAAATCTTCCACATTCACTTACTGGCATGACAATGAAGTACCCAAATGCCACGATTCCCAATTGTATCAAAGTCGAAGTAAGATCATGATCTTCGTTCACTCCAGTAACAGCAAAAGCTGGCTGCTCAACCTGTCAAGACAATTTCCATTTAAAAGTGTAACTCAAGAAAACAAACTGTTATGGAAATCTATATACTGATCATGAGATAAGAGTACTCTTACGGCTGCTAAAAGGGCCCCAACTTGAATTGCCAAAGAGGCTTTCTTTAGACTGAACTCGTGGAAGAGCTTCTGGTACTTAATGCATGCAGGTGTCTGATATTGAACATAAGGGGCTGTGAAATTC from Carya illinoinensis cultivar Pawnee chromosome 6, C.illinoinensisPawnee_v1, whole genome shotgun sequence includes:
- the LOC122313798 gene encoding NAD(P)H-quinone oxidoreductase subunit L, chloroplastic, with amino-acid sequence MSCTLSFQIPKARPPPFSPSHCKSPSLFTTAKHKPSHNDKPFRKTPACIKYQKLFHEFSLKKASLAIQVGALLAAVEQPAFAVTGVNEDHDLTSTLIQLGIVAFGYFIVMPPIILNWLRIRWYRRNLLEMYFQFMFVFIFFPGVLLWAPFLNFRKFPRDPSMKYPWSTPQDPAKIKNDYLKYPYAEPEDYA